A stretch of the Pogona vitticeps strain Pit_001003342236 chromosome 8, PviZW2.1, whole genome shotgun sequence genome encodes the following:
- the LOC144584165 gene encoding integrase/recombinase xerD homolog, translated as MALAPRTCKKYRAAREEFTEFRRLRQLEQLWPAPVEHIQQFIVALRWRGLMPGTIKGKLAALSFYAKANGIRDWSGDFRIRKMLEGWSREMGIRQDNRTPISPAILEQLGDLWGTLCRDRYEEALFHAAALLAFFGAMRVSELVASGKGDASKKALQMEDVAVEEGQVKIRLRRSKTDQLGHGRMIVLGQCSIVKLCPVKALREFVMVRGINSGYFFQHSNGIPLTKYQFWKMTDMALERAGIRDMRFGTHSFRIGAASTAAALGYDVDKIKRLGRWSSKCYKKYIRHLPNV; from the coding sequence atggcacTTGCCCCGAGAACATGTAAGAAATATAGAGCAGCAAGAGAGGAGTTTACAGAATTTAGAAGGTTAAGGCAACTTGAGCAATTGTGGCCTGCTCCGGTGGAGCACATTCAGCAGTTCATTGTGGCACTGCGCTGGAGGGGACTGATGCCGGGTACCATTAAAGGTAAACTGGCGGCCTTGAGCTTTTATGCTAAGGCAAATGGTATTAGGGATTGGTCAGGTGACTTTAGGATCAGGAAGATGTTGGAGGGTTGGTCTCGGGAGATGGGCATAAGGCAGGACAATAGAACTCCTATTTCGCCGGCGATTCTTGAGCAGCTGGGCGATCTATGGGGCACTCTGTGTAGAGATAGGTACGAGGAGGCTCTTTTTCATGCAGCAGCGTTGTTAGCCTTTTTTGGTGCCATGAGAGTTAGTGAATTGGTGGCTTCAGGTAAAGGGGACGCCTCGAAGAAAGCCTTGCAGATGGAAGACGTAGCAGTCGAGGAGGGACAGGTAAAAATTAGGTTGAGACGATCTAAAACGGACCAGCTTGGGCATGGTAGAATGATTGTTTTGGGGCAATGCAGCATCGTAAAACTATGTCCAGTAAAAGCATTACGGGAGTTTGTGATGGTTAGGGGGATTAACAGTGGCTATTTCTTTCAGCACAGTAATGGAATTCCTCTCActaaataccaattttggaagatgactgacatggcgctggaaagagcaGGGATTAGGGATATGAGATTTGGTACccattcatttaggataggggcGGCTTCAACAGCAGCTGCTCTGGGATATGATGTCGATAAGATTAAGCGGTTAGGGAGATGGTCATCAAAGTGTTACAAAAAATATATCAGACAcctacctaacgtgtag